The proteins below are encoded in one region of Leptolyngbyaceae cyanobacterium:
- a CDS encoding ABC transporter ATP-binding protein — protein MLEVNRLSVNYGGIQALKEIDLVVNVGEVVTLIGANGAGKSTTLRAISRLIDARNGQIIYNGRNITRRPAHEVVRLGMAHSPEGRRVLARQTVLDNLELGAYIRSDKAEIKADIDRQFVLFPRLAERRHQLAGTLSGGEQQMLAIARALMSRPKLLLLDEPSLGLAPAIVREIFSIIQNLRETGVTILLVEQNAHLALEIGDRGYVLEAGSITLSGKARDLLHDDRVRKAYLG, from the coding sequence CTGCTCGAAGTTAATCGGCTTTCAGTTAATTATGGTGGGATTCAAGCTCTCAAAGAGATCGATCTAGTTGTAAATGTGGGAGAAGTCGTTACCCTGATTGGTGCTAACGGTGCGGGAAAAAGTACTACCCTGCGTGCGATTTCTCGGCTGATCGATGCTCGGAACGGCCAGATTATTTACAATGGCCGTAACATTACTCGTCGCCCCGCCCACGAGGTTGTGCGCCTGGGTATGGCCCACAGTCCAGAAGGACGACGAGTGCTAGCGCGACAAACTGTATTGGATAATCTGGAGTTGGGCGCGTATATTCGTTCTGACAAAGCGGAAATTAAGGCAGATATCGATCGCCAATTTGTATTGTTCCCCCGTTTGGCAGAACGTCGCCATCAATTAGCCGGGACTCTCAGTGGTGGAGAACAGCAAATGCTTGCGATCGCCCGTGCGTTGATGAGTCGCCCCAAGTTATTACTATTAGATGAGCCTAGCCTTGGTTTAGCACCTGCGATCGTGCGAGAAATTTTTTCCATCATCCAAAATCTGCGAGAAACGGGCGTTACCATCCTTTTGGTGGAACAAAACGCTCATTTAGCTTTGGAAATTGGCGATCGAGGATACGTCTTAGAAGCCGGCTCGATTACCCTCTCTGGAAAAGCTCGCGATCTGCTGCATGACGATCGAGTGAGAAAAGCTTACTTGGGATGA
- a CDS encoding ABC transporter ATP-binding protein, with protein sequence MTHPDLTENIPTSHGTPILEAKALTRSFGGLVAVNEVSFKVEKNEIFGLIGPNGAGKTTLFNLITCLLPPSRGQLIYQGEEISQLRPPEVAKRGISRTFQNIRLFGELSALENVTIGRHVHSRKGSAVSALLTGMLGLPSARKQEEETKQRALELLDMVGLSDRAWEKAKNFPYGDQRRLEIARALALEPKIILLDEPAAGMNPNEKHQLSEFISQIRQQFNLTVILIEHHVPLVMGLCDRIAVLNFGKLIALGKPSVVRNDPAVIEAYLGDEA encoded by the coding sequence ATGACACATCCCGATTTGACTGAGAATATACCAACATCTCACGGTACGCCGATTTTAGAAGCCAAGGCGCTAACTCGCAGCTTTGGGGGTTTGGTGGCTGTAAATGAAGTTTCCTTTAAAGTAGAAAAAAATGAGATATTTGGCTTAATTGGCCCGAATGGGGCTGGTAAAACCACTTTGTTTAATCTGATCACTTGTTTGCTACCGCCTTCTAGGGGTCAGTTAATTTATCAAGGTGAGGAAATTTCCCAATTGCGCCCCCCGGAAGTCGCGAAGAGAGGAATTTCTCGCACTTTTCAGAATATTCGCTTGTTTGGAGAGTTATCAGCATTGGAAAACGTGACGATCGGGCGTCACGTCCATAGTAGAAAGGGTAGCGCGGTGTCTGCTCTTTTAACGGGTATGTTAGGTTTGCCTTCTGCCAGAAAACAAGAGGAGGAAACAAAGCAGAGGGCGTTAGAGTTACTTGATATGGTGGGATTAAGCGATCGCGCTTGGGAAAAAGCGAAAAATTTTCCTTATGGAGATCAGCGTCGTTTGGAAATTGCTCGTGCGTTGGCGCTGGAACCGAAAATAATATTATTGGATGAACCTGCTGCTGGTATGAATCCCAATGAAAAACACCAGTTAAGTGAATTTATCAGCCAAATTCGCCAGCAGTTCAATTTGACTGTAATCTTAATCGAACATCACGTACCTTTGGTGATGGGGTTGTGCGATCGGATCGCAGTTTTAAATTTTGGCAAATTAATTGCTTTAGGTAAACCATCGGTGGTGAGGAACGATCCGGCGGTGATTGAAGCTTATTTAGGCGACGAAGCTTAA